One Pseudorasbora parva isolate DD20220531a chromosome 4, ASM2467924v1, whole genome shotgun sequence genomic region harbors:
- the LOC137073729 gene encoding secreted acidic protein 1A-like yields the protein MNDTNPTMSRSRITVTQMIRDDDDDDDNDDGDDGDDDGDDDDDDDDDDDEDDDDDDDDDDDDDDEDDDEDDDDDDDDDDDDDDDDDDDDDENKTSDFAFCSKNREIHLL from the coding sequence ATGAATGACACGAATCCAACGATGAGCAGAAGCAGAATCACAGTCACACAGATGATcagagatgatgatgatgatgacgataatgatgatggtgatgatggagATGATGATGGAGATGATGACGAcgacgatgatgatgacgatgatgaagatgatgatgacgacgatgatgatgacgacgatgacgatgatgaagatgatgatgaagatgatgatgacgatgatgatgatgatgatgatgatgatgatgatgatgatgatgatgatgatgaaaacAAAACTAGTGATTTTGCCTTTTGCTCTAAAAATAGAGAAATACATTTGCTGTAA